The genomic interval gattttgcagctgctgctcctcgcctgtggaactctttacctcattacataaaggagtcgtctacaattgactgttcacttgcttttcgtgaccttcagtaatactgatggtttcctcattgtggttatgtaatcttacttctatttattatttattttatttatgttcatttattttatttatatttatgttaattgtatgttttttttctttatttattgtaaagcactttggccacagcattcctatgttgttttaaatgtgctaaataaataaattgacattgacattttatACTCCTAATGGACAGAACTTATTAAACACTGATTGTTTTTATATCACCTAATTTTTTCATGTTTACCATTTTTAGGATTCTATCAGATCTGTATAAGCAACTTTCACAATCACTTTGGGTCAATGCAGATTTTCCTTGACTTTGGAGTCATTTATGATGGTTTTGGCTTTGAAGATGTAAAACAGCAGCAAGAGCAGGAAAAGAAAATAGTCAATGACACTCTGGATGCAATAAAGGTAAGTAAACAAGCTGTAAAGAGATTAAACAAAAGATTCAATGGCTTACAGTCTAATAAGTGTTGTATGAAGAAACAACAAAACCAAGACGttttggggatccaccctgtatacaTGAAAAAAGGCACAACAGAATAGGACTGAATGAAGTGGGATGATATGGCGACTTAATAGTGGGGTGACAGGATGGGGTGTGTTTTGAGGGCTATAACTGTTAGTGAGCtcaggcaggttttccttctGAGGGTCTGTAAAAGAAACCCTCTGGTTTGGCGTATCTGTACATTTATttaagcccattgactgcctcaCAAGGTAAAGTGATTTGATGCTTCTTGTAAAACAATCAGATTAATTAACTGACAAAATGAATAGAGAATTTCTATTGCTGACATTGTGGATACCACAGCGGTAACAATATGAAAACTTTGAAATGATCTTTCATTTTCACCTAGTAAGTACATTGATGGAGATTTTCCTTAATTTTGTCCACAAAATTTTACTGTGTCCgtaacactaattaacacagctTCAATAGACTGTGTGGAATTCTTCAGTGAGCTGAGGtgtggaaaaattatttttttaggtgTAGCCTACTAAATGCAAGATAATATTAGGGTTAGGGGTAGCAACATCATGGGATGAGATACTTGCAATTTGTGGGCAAGCAGCTGATCAATGTGTACAGAAAAGATTGgcacaaatacaaaaagaaagaagaatgtatACCCACATAAGAGCTTGTCAGCCCTTTACTGTGGTTTGCAGTACAGAATGTGAATATGTAAACTGGATTTGCACAATGTATAGAAAAGTGCTCAAGTGAAGTGACCCCCAGGCACTCATAGTGACAAGTCCAAGCAACTTATTGAGCAAAGGGACATCTGTGCTGGTAAACAGGAAATGAGTTTTGTGTCCTCCTCTATATTGGGAGGAATTCACAGCTAGGGCGAATGGGTAGGGTATGAAACATCATGATGTATAGACTCTGTCCGCTGGTATTAGTCGAGTCCCCATGTGCTGCTCATGTTTATATTACCTTCATTTTCCTTACATCTGTCTCAGCTGGTTGAAAATGAGACATGACACTGTATTTTGTAGCATCTGTGTTGGCTTGACAGTACATGACGGCACCCCTACAAGTAAGGAATTGCAATAGTTGAGGTGTTTTGTGATTGGTGACAGGGCAAGACCTTCAGTTGAATACTCATATTAGATGTGGTCTGATTTTGCGGATGTTACAAGTCAGTCaaatcattatccaacccgctatatcctaacacagggtcacggggatgtTACAAGGAGTGAGTATGAATTAATTTACCGCGTATAGATTTGTCAGTACATTGCAGCGATTACTGTGTAACAGAATTATATTTCTGTTCCATTGTCTACTATTGCagaattactctttttttttccaattatgcCATTGTGACAggaaagatgagcagcaatgAAAATAAATCGCAAATAGGGCATGTAAACAGGTTGAATATGACAGAATTGCTAAATAAAACGATTGGTACAATGGATCAAGAACACACTTGCCATCATCACCTACACATTGAAAGTCTTGCAAGAAAATTGCAAATAGAACCTGAAATTATTTAAGGTGGGAGGGAGTGGATGTCCTGATGGAATAAACAAAAACCATCAGGCTGCAGAAGTGGAGCAGATTCCACTTGACTTCAGTGCTGTACATCAGTCATCTCCTAGGACTTGCATACCATACACCCATCATATAACGGACTATAAATGGTAAATAATAATGTCCGAGTACAAATATTTTTGAGCAGATGTAGACTGGATTGAGCAAACATTTTCCAAGAGTGGAGAAGGCACTCTTTTAACACATCTTTGGTTTTGACATGGTGTTACATTTGACTTCTACTTTACTCCATAAAGTCTTCCATGGAATATCATGACTTTGTATCATCTCTTACACTGCCAAATTCACCAAGTCAAAACTCTCAAATAATGCTGTGATGCAGTAACGGTCATGAACCACTGCCTTAATTGAACTGGTAACAGACAAATTTGTCCAGAAAATTACTTAACTTCCATAAAGCATTACATTTAGCAATAAAATATTGCGTGTTAGTATTTTATAATATGGAAAAATGCTGACAAATCATAATCTTGTTGAGAAGATGTATGACCTTCCCCTAATGTGTTCAGTTGGtgcataataaaatattattactgaaatgtatttactATGATGTGGCAAATTTCATTAAAGTTTATTCACTTTTGAGTTGTGATATCCACAGATTCTGTAACACAAAGACCACGTGTAGTAAGACTGACAGAGAGATTCTGCTGCTGTGTAAGAGGCATTATTGCTGTTATGAGCTCCTGTTCGCCACTGTAACAAAAGAGATTTCCTTTACTTACAAAGGCTGAAAAATGGTGTTCTTGAGTTGAGTCTCACTCCTGCTGTCTCAGAGAAGTGTTGCCCTGACAGAATTCCTCAGCAGGAGAAAAATGGTGCCATTACAAGGATTTGCTCAGGGCAGGGGCAAGTACAGTGAGGCAGAGAGACAGCAAGAGAGCCCTTTTGCCGCATTAGAGACTCCCTTGCTGTTAAAAGCTTGATAAGTCTCTGGGAAGAGGGAACTTGCCTTTAGTTCCACTGGATGAAAGAGTTGTTCTGGATCCAAAGTCCCCAAGTTTGAGTCCCACTGGTGCCAGAGAGAAGGGATGCTGACCTGAGTAAATTCCTCAGCAGAGATAGATTCAAATCTTGACAAATACATACTAGTACATTACAAAACCTGTACATTCGTTGAAAAATGTAACACCATCAAAATACTtctcaatattttcatttatatattctacagaaagaaaaacacaaaatcattatcTCAGTAGAGCAAAATTTTCTGGAGCAATTTCATTCAAAATGAATAGGCTTAGAGTACTTAACCCTGCTAATAAGCGTGCTAGGTGTCTTTCAGATTGTGTGGTTATTGTCACCTTAGTCTCACATCCTGACGCACGCACACTGACATGTCACTTCAAAAATTCTCAAAAGCTGCTCAGGGATGCATAATGTGACAAAATCCATTATATGCAGAGAAAGTAATGTATATAGTACAGAATAAGATAATGGAACTATTTCATATCTACTCAGAAAACACGAGATTTACACTTAATAACTACAGCCATTTTGCCATTTTCACTTAAACttgaaaaatagaaaatgaaacctGTTCTCACACCCATATCTTAAAAATTCAATCTAAGCAGATTtttctagaaaaataaaaattttacaaatttattttttaatcctgtaatattatttgccagtttcttgtacatgccattttttatttataagctgTTAAGCAACATCCATGAAAGAGGTTAACTAATAAAATAGTCTGCTGCAAGGATGGTATCATATTGTATTTACCTGAATTGATGTTTCTATATTTCAAATTTGTTTACTGTTATACTCATTTACAAATTTACTTGTTCTTTCTTTCCTAGGAAAGTACATTCAAGTTGCATAATTACGTTTTCCACATGTGGCGGTACTACAATTTTGCACGAATGCGGAAAGGCGCAGATTATTACCTTGTGCTCTCCAATTACAACTATGTGAACTGGTGGTCTCTGTGTCAGAGCCTGGTCATTGTCTTAGCTGGTGTGCTGCAGCTTTACTTCCTGAAGCGCCTTTTCCATACGAAAACTGTGACTGACAGCAACAAGCCCAGGTGTTGACAAGACTTTGTCTTCAGAAATTGCTCAGCAGTCAGACTAGATAATCCGTAATATGTAAGTAAATCAGAGCACATTTTAGCTTGATGTGGtcccttccatttatttttccttcataaaactaaatacattaattttaagGGATCTCTCCCAtattatatatgtctatataatatatatatacacaaacacattatatatatatactccagTTTACCCAGTCTTGCTGCaagttttatttaattagatAAACATTCTTTAAGTTTCAAGTAACAAGAGCGAAAAAATCTAATTTCTAAAactggcaggtcaagtgacttctgATTTGTGTACTTTGTGATTCATAATTAATTGAAAGtcccattaaaaaaaagtaagtgtAATGATAAGCTcattttggaatttatttttctgcttctaGTTTACATGCTTGCCTctcaatgaacatttttttttttttttaaatacactgcataatttaacaaaatcaacCAAATTTACTTCAGAGAGGCAGTTAAGTATTCCAAATTTTGTCACTGGAGTAACCAGTAATGTATCTTAATTTAGAAAAAATTCTTTTgggcatgtttttaaaaaaacatctgaaTTGTACTTACTGTTAGAAAGTGACAAAACCATAAGATGCCAACTTTCTCTGAAAAGCAGAGGGTTAGGGAAACTAATACTGGTGAAAATGGTAAAGCACACAAATGTCAAgcattttcaaaacctgtctTTACAGCAAGTTCATAATTTACCAATTTCTGATCAAATTATGTTTCAGTCAATTTTTATATGCAATTTGttgcaatgaaaaaataaactgggTTAAATGGCTGCCATTCTTCATGTATTTATCTGCTGGTTGTGTTCCTTACCTCACAGGAGCCACAATGATTTGCACTGGAGGGCCATGGGAGTTTAAGGTTTTCTTTGTTGGATGTCAACCACAGTTGTTACTCAGACTTATTGTTTAATCAATCTTTGTTCCAGATGTGTTCGTTACCTCAACAATTAAAGTACATCCTACTTCTCTTTAAAAATCGGAAAGAAAATGTAACTGAGGCTGATATATAAAGGTTGTTTTAGCCTGAACTGCAGCAGCTGAGAGCAAGTGCCTTCACCAAGTCAGTAAATATTCCCAGTGCATACATATTAGAAGGCCATTTTAAAGAACCTTTGACATTCAAGCATTTCACAACATTTACTGTGGAATACTATGATATTAACCctcatttcaaataatatattcattataaaggtagattttcattattttagttaTATACTGAAATGATAAAGTGAGTGCACACATGAGAACATTAAAGCCAATGTTACATTACATCACTTTTAGTTGTAGGGTATGGCAGACTTGCCAAgcacagttgctgatcttgttgccatACCACATCCATTTATACGAGTAaaaaaatcactgggcatgtcaaatttagtGACGTTTTCATGACTTTCCAGCAGTCATGCTTTACCCCCTTTACTGAAAGCCAGTAACATGCTGCCTAACCAAGCCCATGTTGTACCTAAATGTTCTCAGGCACACAGAGTTCAGTCCCAATTTTGgctcccccttttttttttttttttttttttgcttctattCTGTCACGGTACATAAAATgaaagacatcagacagacaagattattttctgtttgtgaggtccaaaacaacctcattccttattccttgtcattacattttatgcattgtactCCCAGATACACATTCATCAGTTGTTTACTCTCATGTACACAGAGTCTATCCCTgcaactaaagacaaaaatcaaacctgtttgattttgttggagtGAGTCGCAAACTGGATGGACGGAGTTGCCaggtatgtcacattacacagcCTCATTGAAGCATGCTGCCGACTGTCTCCAACTAACTAAGATTATTTACATGAAggctacaatttaaaaaaaaaaaaaaaaaaaaaaaagct from Erpetoichthys calabaricus chromosome 9, fErpCal1.3, whole genome shotgun sequence carries:
- the tmed6 gene encoding transmembrane emp24 domain-containing protein 6 isoform X1, with the protein product MVLMNIVLFCVVLHTYSTGWCQKSEPLAGTGDETLFRGADQYDFSIVLPAAGRECFWHFAHQSGHFYFSYEIQWVTGIGKERQVTTSVHSPNGFLLGTSQDYRGQINFQTRQTGFYQICISNFHNHFGSMQIFLDFGVIYDGFGFEDVKQQQEQEKKIVNDTLDAIKESTFKLHNYVFHMWRYYNFARMRKGADYYLVLSNYNYVNWWSLCQSLVIVLAGVLQLYFLKRLFHTKTVTDSNKPRC
- the tmed6 gene encoding transmembrane emp24 domain-containing protein 6 isoform X2 translates to MLMKRSYFNKIIGSTGWCQKSEPLAGTGDETLFRGADQYDFSIVLPAAGRECFWHFAHQSGHFYFSYEIQWVTGIGKERQVTTSVHSPNGFLLGTSQDYRGQINFQTRQTGFYQICISNFHNHFGSMQIFLDFGVIYDGFGFEDVKQQQEQEKKIVNDTLDAIKESTFKLHNYVFHMWRYYNFARMRKGADYYLVLSNYNYVNWWSLCQSLVIVLAGVLQLYFLKRLFHTKTVTDSNKPRC